The genomic window CGACGACCCGAACCTGGCCGACGTGGACGCCGTGGTGGCCGAATTCGACGGCATTCTGATCAGCCCGGGACCCGGCACTCCCGATCGCGCGGGCGCCAGCATCGACCTGGTGCGCGCCTGCACCCGGCACACCGTTCCGCTGCTCGGCGTGTGCCTCGGCCACCAAGCCATCGGCGAGGCCTTCGGTGCGACGGTGACCCGCGCGCCCGAGCTGCTGCACGGCAAGACCAGTTCGGTGTTCCATCTCGGCTCCGGCGTGCTGGCCGACCTGCCCGACCCGTTCACAGCGACGCGGTATCACTCGCTCACCGTTCTAGAGGACACACTGCCCGAGGAGATCGAGGTACTCGGCCGCACCGAGACCGGGATCGTGATGGCCATGCGGCACCGCACCCTGCCCATCCACGGCGTGCAGTTCCATCCCGAATCGGTGCTGACCCAGGGCGGACATCGGATGTTGGCCAACTGGCTCGGCGTCTGCGGCGAGCGCCCGGCCGAGGGGCTCGTGCAAACGCTGGAGGCGGAGGTCGCCGCGCTGGTGCTGCAGTGAGCGAATGTGGGCGTGCGTGCGCAGAGCGACGTGCGGCGGTGCACATGTGCGGTGAGCCAGCTCTTCGGTCCGGCGCGCAGCGGAGCATCGGCGAGGGTCGGCTGTGACGCGTCCGCACGTGCTGCTGTCGGTCGCGATGAGCATCGACGGATATATCGATGACGCGAGCCCCGAGCGACTGCGGTTGTCCGATGCGGCGGATTTCGATCGGGTCGATCAGGTGCGCGCGGATTCCGACGCGATCCTGATCGGCGCGCAAACCCTGCGCCGGGACAATCCTCGGCTGCTCGTCGATAGCGCCGACCGCAGGACGACGCGGATCGCGGCGGGCAAACCGGAGTTCCCGCTGAAGGTCACCGTCACGGCGAGCGGCGACTTGGACCCGGGCCTGCGGTTCTGGCATCACGGCGGCGGCAAACTCGTCTACACCACCGATGCGGGCGCGGCCCGGCTCGCCGACAGCTTGTCCGGCCTCGCCGACGTCGTCCCGCTCGGGGCCGAACTCGACTTCGGCGTCCTCCTCGACGATCTCGGACGCCGCGGCATCGCCCGCCTCATGGTCGAGGGCGGCACCCGCATCCACACCGCCTTCCTCGCCGCCGACCTCGCGGACGAACTACAGCTGGCCGTCACTCCCCTGTTGGTCGGCGACCCCGAAGCCCCCCGATTCCTCGACGCCGCAACCTATCCCGGCGCTCCCCACCGCAGGATGCACCTGGCCGACGTCACCCAGGTCGGTGACGTCGCGGTGCTGCGCTATCTCCCGCGAGGCAATCGGCCGGGCGCGGAACACGCGGACCAGGACATGGTTTTCCTGCGCCGGGCGATCGAGCTCGCGTGGCTGTGCCCGCCGAGCGAAACGGCATTCTCCGTCGGCGCGGTGATCGTGGCCGACGGCGTGGAGATCGCCACCGGCTACTCGCGGGAGACCGACGCGAAGGTGCACGCCGAGGAGTCCGCATTGGACAAGCTCGACGCGGACGACCCACGACTGGCCAGGGCAACGATCTACAGCACGCTCGAACCGTGCTCGCAGCGCGGCACCGCGACGCGGCTGCCGTGCACCGACCGGATCCTGCGGGCCGGGATACCCAGGGTCGTCCTGGCCTGGCGCGAACCCGCGACCTTCGTGACCAATTGCGTCGGCGTGGAGAAGCTACGGCAGCACGGCGTCGAGGTGCGCGAGCTGACCGAGTTGGCGGCGGAAGCGATGTCGATGAACCGCCACTTGAAGCTGACCTAAGGGCGGCCGTAGATCGCCGTGACGAACTCGCCGAGCTGATTGTCGTCGAGGTGCCTGGCCAGGTCGGCCTCGCTGATCATGCCGACCAGGCGCTTGTTGTCGATCACCGGCATCCGCTTGATCCGGTGACTTTCCATCTGGTCCAGCACGTCCTCGACATCGGCGTCGGCCGCGACCCAGCGCGGCGTCGACTCACAGAGCTCGGCGGCCCGCGCGTTGGCGGGGGACAGGCCCTGCGCAATGCATTTCACGACGATGTCGCGGTCGGTGATGATCCCGCACATGCGATCGTTGTCGTCGGCGATGACCAGCGATCCGACGCCGAGCTCGGCCATCACCCGGGCGGCCTTCCCGACGGTCTCGTCCTTGGAGATCCACTGGGCACCGGGTTTCATGATGTCCCTGGCAGTGGTCATTGGGCTTCCTCCTCGTTACTCAGCGCTGCTGATTCGGATGGAGCAAGACCGATTCTGCCCCTGACCACACCAACCGGTCGGTGTTTTGACGGATCAGGTTCAGGGCGGGCCGAGCACACCCACGCCGACGGACACCGTGCCGTTCTTCGGGATCGACCCGCCCGCCGACGGCTGCTGAGTGAGGATCCGGCCGACGCTGCTGGTGTCGAAGGTGCCCTGCGGTGACTGACTGATCTGGCTCTGCCCGCCGGTCCAGCCCTCCGCGCGCAGCTTGTCCGCCGCCTGGGCGACCGTGAGGCCGATCAGCGACGGCATCTTGATCTGGTCACCCGCCACCTGCACGGTGATCGTTGAGCCCTTTTCCGCGGTAGTGCCGCCCGCTGGACTGGTCGAGAGCACCTCGCCCTTGGGCTTGGCGGACGGGACCTCCTGGATCGTGATCTTGAATCCGGCGCTGTCCACCAGGTTCGGCCGGGCGACATCGATGTCCTGCCCGATCACGTTCGGCACCCGAACCGATTCCGGGCCACTGCCGATGGTGACCACGATGGCCTTGTCGACGTCCACCCGGGAGCCCGCGGACGGGTCTATCGCGATGACCTTGTCCTTCTCCTGGACGCTGGAGGGTTTGTGCTGGACGTTCGGATCCATCTGCAGGTTGGCGTTCTTCAACGCCACCTCGGCCTCCTGCAGCGTCAGGCCGTCGAGCTTCGGCACCTGGACCTGCGCCGGGCCGGTGGACACCTGCATGGTGACAACGCTGCCCTTGTCCGCCCGGGAACCGCCGAGCGGCGCGGTGGAGATGACATTGCCGGTCGCTACCTTGCTGTCCGGCTTCTGCTGGATGGAAACGTTGAATCCGGCCTTCTGCAGCGCCTCCTGCGCCTGCTGTGCCGGTCGGCCCGAAAGGTCGGGCACGGCAACCTGTTCCGGCTTGCTGCCCGGACCGATCAGCACCCAGAACAACGCGAGCAGCACGGCGACACCGGCGGCCGCGGCGATGGCGAGATAGAGGGTCCGGCGTGGGCCGGACGGCTCCGCGGGTGCTTGCTCGGCGGTGTCGTCGCTGCGCTCGACGGTGCGGTAGCTGCGCGGCGCGGGTTCGTCGGCGCCGAAGACGGTGGTGCGATCCTCGTCGGTCATCACCATCGGGGCGATCGGCTTCTGCCCGCCGAGCACCCGGATGAGGTCGGCGCGCATCTCGGCCGCGCTCTGATAGCGGTTGGCCGGGTTCTTGCTCATCGCCTTGAGGATCACCGAGTCGAGCTCACGCGGCACCCCCGGATGCACATGCGAAGGCAGCCGCGGATCTTCCCGGACATGCTGGTAGGCCACCGCGACCGGCGAGTCACCGGTGAAAGGCGGCTCACCGGTGAGGATTTCGAACAGCACACACCCGACGGAGTACACGTCCGAACGGGCGTCGACCGTCTCGCCGCGCGCCTGCTCGGGCGAAAGATATTGCGCGGTACCGATCACCGCGGCCGTCTGCGTCATCGGGTTGGAGCTGTCGGCGATCGCCCTGGCGATGCCGAAGTCCATCACCTTCACCGCACCGGCCCGGTTGATCATGATGTTGGCCGGCTTCATGTCGCGGTGCACGATGCCGGCCTTGTGACTGAAATCCAGTGCGGCACAGACATCCGCGACCACTTCCATGGCCCGGCGCGGCGGCAGCGGACCCTGGCCGCGCACGATGTCGCGCAGCGTATCGCCCTCGACGTACTCCATCACGATATAGGGCAGCGGGCCGTCGTCGACCTTCGCCTCGCCGGTGTCGTAGACCGCGACGATGGCCGGATGATTCAGCGCGGCGGCGTTCTGTGCCTCGCGCTTGAACCGCAGATAGAACGTGGGGTCGCGGGCCAGATCGGCCCGCAGCACCTTGATCGCCACGTCCCGGCTCAGCCGTAGATCGCGCGCCTTGTGTACTTCGGACATCCCGCCGAACCCGATGATCTCGCCCAGCTCGTAGCGGGAGGAGAGATTCTTCGGGGTCGTCATTGTTGTCCTTGCGAAGGAGTACTGGGAGTGGCCGAGGGCCCTCGGGCACCGGGAATCTCCGGAAATGGTAAGTCCATAGTCGGCACTCGCGGCCGAGTGGTGGTCGGTGCGGTGAGCGTCGGCTTGGTGGTGCTCGGCGGTGTCGTGCTGCTCGGCGGCGGCGTGGTCGTCGTCGGTTCCGGCGTCGTGGTCGGCGGCTCGGTGGTGGTCGGCGCGCTGCTGGTCGGTGGCGGTGGCGGCAGCGGTTTGGGGGTCGTCGTGCTGGTCACCGGCGGCGGTGGCGGTTTCGGAGCAGGCGTGGAGGTGCTGGTCGCGGGTGGTGTCGAATCGGGGTTCGTGTTGCCACCGAACAGCAGGTACAGCGTCGCGGCGACCAACAGCACCGCACCGGCGCCGAGTCCGGCCAGCCACTTCTGCGTCGAGGTGAACCGCTTGTCGTCACCGGGCGGCGTCTGATGACCGCCGGTGCCGGTGTTCAGCATCGTCGCGGGAGCCTGCCCGGTGGCCTGGCCATGGGCGCCGATCGCCGCACCGGCGGGCGTGGAATAGTGCACCGTCGCACCATCGAAATCCGATGGCGTGGAAGGCAGCACGACGGTCGGTCCGGGCGGGAGCACCCGGGTGGCACCGGTCAGTGGCACCGCGGGATTGGTGCCGCTCGGCGGCGGTGGCCTGCGGCCCGCGCGCACCGCGGCGACGGCATCGGCGAACTCGCCGCCGCGCGAGTAGCGACCCTTCGGGTCCTTGCCCATGGTGATCTCGATCAGCTCGCGCACATTGGCGGGCAGATCGGCAGGCATCGGCGGCGGCGTCTCGCGGACGTGCTTCATCGCGACGGTGATCGCGCCGTCGCCGCTGAACGGCCGCTGCCCGGCGAGCGCCTCGTAGCCGACAACGCCGAGCGAGTAGACATCACTGGCCGCGGTGGCGTCCTCGCCGATCGCCTGCTCCGGCGCGATGTATTGGGCGGTGCCCATCACCATGCCGGTCTTGGTCACCGGGGAGGCGTCGACCGCCTTGGCGATGCCGAAGTCGGTGATCTTCACCTGACCGGTCGGCGTCACCATGATGTTGCCCGGCTTCACATCCCGGTGCACCACCCCGGCCCGATGCGCCACGTCCAGCGCCCGGCCGGTCTGCTCGAGCATGTCCAGGCCTTGCCCGACGGACAGCCTGCCGAGCCGGTTCAGCACCGTGTTCAGCGGCTCACCCTGGACCAGTTCCATGACCAGGTAGGCGGTTTCGCTGCCTTGCGGGTCGGTGGTCTCGCCGTAGTCGTAGATTCCGGCGATGCCGGGGTGATTCAACTGGGCGGTGGTCTTGGCCTCGGTGCGGAACCGATGCCGGAACGTCGGGTCTGCGGAGAACTCCGCCTTGAGCACCTTGACCGCGACCCGGCGATCGAGCCGAGTGTCCAGCGCCTCCCAGACCTGGCCCATGCCGCCGGTTGCGATCAGGCGCTGCAGCCGGTACCGGTCGGCGATCATCGCACCGTTGTTCAGCATCCCCGTACCTTCACTCGCACATCCATATCGTTCAGCCCCCTCGCAGACCGGCGTCCAAGACCGCACGTGCGACCGGCGCGGCCACCTTGCCACCCGTCGCGCCCAGCGCCCGGTCACCGCCGTTCTCCACGATCACCGCGATGGCGATCTTCGGATTCTGAGCGGGTGCGAAAGCGATGTACCAGGCGTGCGGTGGGGTGTTGCGTGGATCGCTGCCGTGTTCGGCGGTACCGGTCTTGGACGCGATCTGATAGCGGGAGGACTTGCCGCCGGGGGTGTTGCCCTCCGACGCGACCATCAGATTCGTCAGCGACGACGCTACCTGGGCGTTGAACGCTTGGCCGAGCGAGACCGGCTTTGTCTTGGACAACTCACTGAGGTCGGGCCCCTGCAGTTGGTCGATCAGGTAGGGCTGCATCCGGACACCGCCGTTGGCGACGGTCGCCGCGATCACCGCGTTGTCCAGCGGGGTCAACGCCACGTCACGCTGGCCGATGCTGCTCTGCGACAGCGCGGCGTTGTCCGAGATCGGGCCGACGGTGCTCTCGGCCACCGGGATCGGGATGCTGCGGTGCTCGCCGATGCCGAAGTTCGCCGCCTGGTCCTTGAGTCTGGCGGCGCCCACCTTGACGCCCAGTTCGGCGAACGCGGTATTGCAGGACAGCCGGAACGCCTCATACAGCGAGGCGGTCTGGCCCGAGCCGCAGTTGGAGCCGTTGTAGTTCTCCAGCGGCGTGCTGGTGCCGGGCAGCGTGATGTTCGGCGCCGCGGTGAACTGATCCTCCGGTGTCGCGATGTTGTTCGCCAGCGCGGCCGCGGTGACCACCACCTTGAACGTGGAACCGGGCGGATAGGTCTGCGAGACAGCACGATTGAGCATCGGCTGGCGCGGGTCCGCGCTGAGCGCCTCCCAGGCCTGGGTGCCGCGCGCGCCGTCGTGCCCGGACAGCTGGTTCGGGTCGTAGCTCGGCGTGGACACCATGGTGAGAATCTTGCCGGTGCTCGGCTCGATCGCCACCACCGAGCCGGTGTAGCCCTTGCTGGTCAGCTCGTCGTAGGCGACCTGCTGCATGGCCGGGTCGATGGTGGTGAGCACGTTGCCGCCGCGCGGATCGCGACCGGACACCATGTCGACCAGACGCGAGCCGAACAGGTGGCTGTCGGAGCCGTTGAGCACCGAATCCTCGGCCCGTTCCAGTCCGTTGCTGCCGTACTGCATCGAATAGAAGCCGGTGACGGGTGAGTAGGCCTCGGGGGTGTTCGGGTAGGTGCGCAGGTACTTGTAGCGGTCCTCGGTGGCCACCGAGTTGGCCAGCACGGTGCCGCCGGCGGAGATCTGGCCGCGCTGGCGCGAGTACTCGTCGAGCAGCACCCGGGAGTTGCGCGGATCGGTGCGGTAGTCGTCTGCCTTGATCACCTGGACGTAGGTGGCGTTCATCAGCAGCGCGACGATCATCAGCATCACGGCGATCGCGACCCGGCGTAGGGGAGTGTTCATGTGGCGGGCCCCGCTTCCGGTCGGCCCGCGTCCGGCTTGCGCAACAGTTCGGTGGTCGCGTCCGCGATCGGGGCCGCGGGCGCACTCTTGCGGACCGGCGCGGGCGCGCGCGCCGCGTCGGAAACCTTGATGAGCAACGCGAGCAATGCGTAGTTGGCCAGCAGCGACGAGCCGCCGTAGGACATGAACGGCGTGGTAAGGCCGGTCAGTGGAATCAGTTTGGTGACACCGCCGACGACGACGAACAACTGGATCGCGACGGTGAACGCCAGCCCGGCCGCCAGCAGCTTGCCGAAGCTGTCGCGCACGGCGAGCGCGGTGCGCAGGCCGCGCACGATGAGCACCAGGAACAGCACCAGCACCGCGGTGAGTCCGATCAGGCCGAGTTCCTCACCGATCGTGGTGATGATGAAGTCGGTCTTGGCGAACGGCACCTGGTTGGGGCGTCCGCTGCCGAGTCCGGTGCCCGCGAGACCACCGGTGGCGAGCCCGAACAGCGACTGCGAGATCTGGTAGCCGGTGTTGTTGTAATCGTCGAACGGGTGCAACCAGGTCTGGGTCCGGATCTTGACGTGGCCGAAAGTCTGATAGGCGAAGAAGAACCCGAGACTGAGCAGCGCGCCGCCGATGATCAGCCAGCCGACCCGCTCGGTGGCGATGTAGAGCATCACCAGCACCGTGCTGAAGATCAACAGCGAAGTGCCGAGGTCCTTTTCGAAGACCAGCACGCCGACGCAGACGATCCAGACCACCACGATCGGGCCGAGGTCGCGGGCGCGGGGGAATTCCATGCCGAGCAGGTGCCGTCCGGCGGCGGTGAACAGATCACGCTTGGCCACCAGCACCGACGCGAAGAAGATGATCAGCAGGATCTTCGCGAATTCGGCGGGCTGGATGCTGAATCCGGTGATCTTGATCCAGTTCTTGGAGCCGTTGATCTCGGAGAATCGGCTGGGCAGCACCGCGGGCAGGGCCAGCGCGATCAGCCCGACCAGACCGAGCGTGTAGCCGTAGCGGGCCAGTGTGCGGTAGTCGCGCAACACGATGAGCAGCCCGATGAACACGATCATGCCCAGTGCGGTCCACAGGATCTGCTGGTTGGCGTCGGGGGAGGGCACCGGCCACGAGTTGTACGCCGCATTCTGCTCGTCGGCGAGGTCGAGCCGATGGATCAGTACCAACCCGAGTCCGTTGAGCAGCGCGACGATCGGTAACAGCAGCGGATCGGCGAACGGCGCGAACCGGCGCACCGCGAGGTGCGCTATCCCGAACAATGCCAGAAAGGCCAGGCCGTATTTGGCGATATCCCAGGTGACCGACTGCTCCTGACTGGCCTCGACCAGAAACAGCGATGCCGTCGTGATCACCGTCGCACCGGCCAGCAACAACAGTTCGGCATTGCGTCGGGTGCTCGGCGGTGGCGCGGGAGCGAAGCCGCCGGGGGGACTGGGAAAAGCCCCTGCGGACGGCGGTGCGGGTGCGGACATCAGTCCGTCACCCGGCAGTTCTCCCCCGCGATCTGGGGGTTCGGCGACGCGGACGATGGCGGAACCGGTGCCTCCGACTTCGTCGGCGTCTTGATCTCGGTGCCCCTGGTGTCACCGTTGCCCGGCGGCGGCGCGGGCTCGGAGGGCGGCGGAACGGCGGTGCTCGGTGCGGGCGGGCCGGACGGCGGGGGCTCGGTCGGCGGCGGCAGCACACCCGGCTGCGGCACCGACTGCTTCGGCGGGCACGGCGGGAGCAGTTCGCCCTGCGCGATGGACCGCATCTGGTCTTTGGCTCGATCCAGCGAGCCGGGCGGCAGTCCCTTACCGACCTGTTCGCGGCCGGTCTGCTTGAGATCGGTGACCTTCAGCATCCGGCACGACGACGGCAACTCGGCGCCGGGATCGACCAGGGACAGCTCACCCGTCTTGGTGACACAGCCGACCAGGTTCACGTCGTGGATCGAGTAACCGAGCACCGACCCGGGCAACCCGCGCAGGATCACCACCGAGCCGTTGTCGGCGCCGACGTAGTAGTTGCTGCGAATCATCTTGTAGCCGACCAGCAGTCCGACACCGACGGCGACGACCAGCGCGAACGCGAGCACGAGCCAGCGCAGTTTGCGTGACTTGCCCTCCGGCTCCGGCTCGGGTGTCGCGGCGGCGCGGCGCGGTGCGGCCCGCGGCGGGCGCATGGCCGCCGCACGTCCGGCCGCGGTGTTCGGCGGCGGCGTGTCCTCGTCCACACCGGATGCGGCACCGGCCACGATCGGATGGCTCTGGCCGTAGTCGAGATCGATGACATCGGCCACGACGACGGTCACATTGTCCGGTCCGCCGCTGCGCAACGCGAGTTCGATGAGCCGGTCGGCGCATTCGTCGGTGCTGCCCTCGCGCAGGGTGTTCGCGATGGTCTCGTCGCTCACCACATCGGAGAGGCCGTCGGAGCACAGCAGGTAGCGGTCGCCGGCGCGCGCCTCGCGCATGATCAGCGTCGGCTCGATCTCGTTGCCGGTGAGCGCGCGCATGATCAGCGAGCGCTGCGGGTGCGTGTGCGCCTGCTCGGGCGTGATCCTGCCCTCGTCCACCAGCGACTGGACGAAGGTGTCGTCCCTGGTGATCTGGGCGAGTTCGCCGCCGCGCAGCAGATAGGCGCGGGAATCACCGATGTGCACAAGGCCGAGCTTCTTGCCCGCGAACAGGACCGCGGTGAGCGTGGTGCCCATCCCGTCGAGTTCGGGCTCCTCCTCGACCTGATCGGCGATGGCGGCGTTGCCCTCTCGGGTCGCCGCGTCGAGCTTGCCGAGCAGATCGTCGCCCGGCTCGTCGTCGTCCAGATGGGCCAGCGCGGCGATCATCAACTGCGACGCCACCTCGCCCGCGGCATGGCCACCCATACCGTCGGCCAGCGCGAGTAATCGCGCACCGGCATAGACGGAGTCTTCGTTGTTGCCACGGACGAGACCGCGGTCGCTACGTGCTGCGTAGCGGAGAACGAGTGTCACGATCGCAGCTCGATCACTGTTTTGCCGACACGGACAGGGGTGCCGAGCGGAACCCGCACGGCGGTGGTGACTTTCGCGCGATCGAGGTAGGTGCCGTTCGTCGAGCCGAGATCTTCGACGTACCAATCATCGCCACGCGGGGACAGTCGCGCATGTCTGGTCGAGGCGTAATCATCGGTGAGCACCAGCGTGGAGTCGTCCGCACGCCCGATCAGCACCGGTTGGGTGCCGAGCGAGATGCGGGTGCCGGCGAGTGAACCTTGAGTCACCACAAGAAATTTGGCGCCCTTCTGGCCCCGGCTGAAGGAGGGCAGCACCGCGGAACCGCGTGCGGCCCTGGGCTGTATCCGTATGCCGGATGCCGCGTAGATGTCGCTGCGCAAGGTGCGCAGCACCGCCCACACGAACAACCACAACAGCAGCAGGAACCCCGCCCGGGTCAATTGCAGGATCAGTCCCTGCACGGCGTTCCACCTCCTGTTCGACCGTGTATGTCGGTGCCGTAGGTGCGGTTCGACCACCCCCACCGGCGTGCTGGCCTTGCCGACCCCGGTTCCGGTGCCGTGCGTGTGTTGGCAGCATCATAGGGCCGTAGGTCGAATTCGATCACGATACGACCGACGAATCCCTGATGGCCATGTCGTGACCTGCATCGCGAGCTTACGGGATCAGACGATACGGATCAGGATCTCGGAGTGCCCGGCGCGGATCACATCCCCGTCGGCGAGCTGCCAGTCTTGCACGGGGGAACCGTTGACCAGCGTGCCGTTGGTGGAACCCAGATCCGAGAGCATCGCGGTCTGCCCGTCCCAGCGGACCTCGATGTGCCTGCGCGAGACACCGGTATCGGGCAGCCGGAAGTGCGCGTCCTGGCCGCGGCCGATGATGTTGCTACCCTCGCGCAGCTGGTACGTGCGACCGCTACCGTCATCGAGCTGCAGGGTCGCGGAGTAGCCCGAACCCGCCTGCGGGGCAGCGCCGTACGCGGGCGCGGCGGGGTAGCCGGGCTGTCCCGCATAGCCGGGCTGCTGCGAGTAGGCCTGGCCGTAACCGGGCTGCTCCTCCTGGGCGTAGCCGCTCTGGTCGGGGTAGCTCGGGTCCGCGTAGGCCGGGTCGGCGTAGCCCTGCTGGCCGTAGCCGGGCTGGGCGTAGCTCTGGCCTTGCTGGCCGTAGGCCGGGTCCGCGTAAGCCTGATCGCCGTAGCCTTGCTGGGCATACCCCGGCTGGCCGTACCCCGGCTCCTGGTAACCCGGCTGGCCGTACGCCGCGGGTTCCTGATAACCCGGCTGACCGTAAGCAGGCGGCTCCTGGTAACCCGGCTGACCGTAGGCGCGATCGGCGTAACCCGGCTGCTGGCCGTACCCCGGCTCCTGATACCCCGGCTGGCCGTAGGCCTGGCCGCCCTGCTGGTAGTCGTAGCCGTTCTGATAGTCGCCGTAACCCTGCTGACCGTCCGGCGCCTGATAGTCGGCGGCGTAGGGCGCCGCGCCGCGACCGTAGTCCTCGCGGTACGCGCCGTTCTGCGCACCGCCGCGACCGGCAGGCGGTGGGGCGTACCCGCGGTTGCGTGGATCGGACTCCGCGGGCTCACGACTCGGGTCGTAGCCTGAGTTCTGCGTCATGGGGCCAGCTCCTGGTTGCGGGTTTTCAGGTCGTTGTGGCGGGGGTTCGGGGCTGTGAGCTGGTGTAGCTCGGCGACCGACGTCCGGATCGACCCGGCCGCTTGCCCTGAACTGTCCGGTGTGCAGCGTAGGGGATGCCTCGAACGCCACGTGTACTTCGCCGTAGGTCTGCCAGCCTTGCTCGCGGATGTAATCCTGCAGGTGTTTGGCGAACGCGCGGGTGGTGAGGTCGTGGTCGGCGTCCAACTGCTGGTGATCGGAAGAATTGATAGTGATCACATAGCTGTTGGGCGCCAACAGGTGTCCGCCACCGAGCTCTTGGACATGATCAGCGGCCTCCCGTTGCAGCGCCGCCTCCACCTCCTGGGGCACGACGTTGCCGCCGAAGACCCTGGCGAACACATCACCGACGGCGCCCTGAAGACGACGCTCGAACCGTGAAACGATGCCCATCTCGGCCTCCCTTCGGTGAGCGTCTCTTCTTCTGATTCGTAACAACGACACGCGTATATGGCGTGTCGCGTATCGAGCACGTTCATTGCATGATATCCACGATCGTCCACACCTGTAACTCTTGGAAAGATCAGCGGGTTCCCACGCTTGTCCAGCCCCCGCGTCACGGGCCCCCACGGGCGATTTCGTGTCGGCGCAGGGTGCGTGATACTGTCTCCGAGTCGCTCGGGCGAGTGGCGGAATGGCAGACGCGCTGGCTTCAGGTGCCAGTGTCCTTCGGGACGTGGGGGTTCAAGTCCCCCTTCGCCCACTTCACTCGGGGAAGCTCGTGCTCGCAGAGAGCGCGGGCTTTTCTCGTTTCGTTCAGTGTTTTGTGGGGGCGCAGCCCCCACGCCCCGCCCGGCGGGGCGTTGCCCCCCGGACCCCGTGCCGGGGCTGCGCTCCTGTGGGCTCGCTCCTCTGTCTGTGGGCTCGCTCCTCTGTCCTGTCGGCAGCGATTCGAGCAGGATGGTGACGGCTTTGGTGTCCAATCCGGGGAGTCGCGATGCAGCAGACTGAGGTTTCGGACGACAAGCAGTCGGCCGGACGACCGCGTCGTGCACGGCGTCGCATTGTGGCCAGTGTGGTGGGCGCTGTGCTCGTTGCCGCGCTGATCGCTTGGCTCGCGGTGCGTGACAACTCGCCGGTTGGTCACTTCACCTCTGCTGCGGGATATGACGAATTCTTCGCCGCCTACCACCGGGCGTTCGCGGAATTGCCGCCGCCGAGCGCGACGCTGGACTTGCGTACCGAGTACGGCGTGGTCCGGATGTATCGGTTCGATGGCGCGAATCCGACAGCGGCCCCGCTGCTTTTGCTCCCTGGGCGGGCGGCTGCGGCACCGATGTGGGCCGACAATCTGGCCTCGCTTACGGCCCTGCGAACGGTGTATCTGGTTGATCTGCTCGGCGAGCCGGGTGCGAGCGTGCAGAGCAAGCCGGTCGGGGACGACGAGGCGCAGGCCGCGTGGCTACATCAGGCCATCGAGCAACTTCCCGACCGGGAGATAGTTCTTGTCGGACTGTCCATCGGCGGCTGGACCGCTACCAATCTTGCTATCCGCCAACCGCAGAAGGTCGCCGGTGTCGTCGTTCTCGATCCGGTCATGACCTTCGCCTCGATGTCCTGGCGCGCCATTGTCCGGTCGATTCCGGCTTCGGTGCGCTGGTTTCCGAAGAGCTGGCGCGACGACTTCAACAGCTGGGTGGCGGGCGGGGCACCCGTCGAACAGGTGCCGACGGCGGACATGATCGAAGCGGGTATGCGCCATT from Nocardia iowensis includes these protein-coding regions:
- a CDS encoding dihydrofolate reductase family protein: MTRPHVLLSVAMSIDGYIDDASPERLRLSDAADFDRVDQVRADSDAILIGAQTLRRDNPRLLVDSADRRTTRIAAGKPEFPLKVTVTASGDLDPGLRFWHHGGGKLVYTTDAGAARLADSLSGLADVVPLGAELDFGVLLDDLGRRGIARLMVEGGTRIHTAFLAADLADELQLAVTPLLVGDPEAPRFLDAATYPGAPHRRMHLADVTQVGDVAVLRYLPRGNRPGAEHADQDMVFLRRAIELAWLCPPSETAFSVGAVIVADGVEIATGYSRETDAKVHAEESALDKLDADDPRLARATIYSTLEPCSQRGTATRLPCTDRILRAGIPRVVLAWREPATFVTNCVGVEKLRQHGVEVRELTELAAEAMSMNRHLKLT
- a CDS encoding CBS domain-containing protein, which translates into the protein MTTARDIMKPGAQWISKDETVGKAARVMAELGVGSLVIADDNDRMCGIITDRDIVVKCIAQGLSPANARAAELCESTPRWVAADADVEDVLDQMESHRIKRMPVIDNKRLVGMISEADLARHLDDNQLGEFVTAIYGRP
- the pknB gene encoding Stk1 family PASTA domain-containing Ser/Thr kinase encodes the protein MTTPKNLSSRYELGEIIGFGGMSEVHKARDLRLSRDVAIKVLRADLARDPTFYLRFKREAQNAAALNHPAIVAVYDTGEAKVDDGPLPYIVMEYVEGDTLRDIVRGQGPLPPRRAMEVVADVCAALDFSHKAGIVHRDMKPANIMINRAGAVKVMDFGIARAIADSSNPMTQTAAVIGTAQYLSPEQARGETVDARSDVYSVGCVLFEILTGEPPFTGDSPVAVAYQHVREDPRLPSHVHPGVPRELDSVILKAMSKNPANRYQSAAEMRADLIRVLGGQKPIAPMVMTDEDRTTVFGADEPAPRSYRTVERSDDTAEQAPAEPSGPRRTLYLAIAAAAGVAVLLALFWVLIGPGSKPEQVAVPDLSGRPAQQAQEALQKAGFNVSIQQKPDSKVATGNVISTAPLGGSRADKGSVVTMQVSTGPAQVQVPKLDGLTLQEAEVALKNANLQMDPNVQHKPSSVQEKDKVIAIDPSAGSRVDVDKAIVVTIGSGPESVRVPNVIGQDIDVARPNLVDSAGFKITIQEVPSAKPKGEVLSTSPAGGTTAEKGSTITVQVAGDQIKMPSLIGLTVAQAADKLRAEGWTGGQSQISQSPQGTFDTSSVGRILTQQPSAGGSIPKNGTVSVGVGVLGPP
- a CDS encoding aminodeoxychorismate/anthranilate synthase component II; the encoded protein is MRVLVVDNYDSFVFNLVQYLGQLGTEAVVWRNDDPNLADVDAVVAEFDGILISPGPGTPDRAGASIDLVRACTRHTVPLLGVCLGHQAIGEAFGATVTRAPELLHGKTSSVFHLGSGVLADLPDPFTATRYHSLTVLEDTLPEEIEVLGRTETGIVMAMRHRTLPIHGVQFHPESVLTQGGHRMLANWLGVCGERPAEGLVQTLEAEVAALVLQ
- a CDS encoding protein kinase domain-containing protein — encoded protein: MLNNGAMIADRYRLQRLIATGGMGQVWEALDTRLDRRVAVKVLKAEFSADPTFRHRFRTEAKTTAQLNHPGIAGIYDYGETTDPQGSETAYLVMELVQGEPLNTVLNRLGRLSVGQGLDMLEQTGRALDVAHRAGVVHRDVKPGNIMVTPTGQVKITDFGIAKAVDASPVTKTGMVMGTAQYIAPEQAIGEDATAASDVYSLGVVGYEALAGQRPFSGDGAITVAMKHVRETPPPMPADLPANVRELIEITMGKDPKGRYSRGGEFADAVAAVRAGRRPPPPSGTNPAVPLTGATRVLPPGPTVVLPSTPSDFDGATVHYSTPAGAAIGAHGQATGQAPATMLNTGTGGHQTPPGDDKRFTSTQKWLAGLGAGAVLLVAATLYLLFGGNTNPDSTPPATSTSTPAPKPPPPPVTSTTTPKPLPPPPPTSSAPTTTEPPTTTPEPTTTTPPPSSTTPPSTTKPTLTAPTTTRPRVPTMDLPFPEIPGARGPSATPSTPSQGQQ